Within Halorubrum lacusprofundi ATCC 49239, the genomic segment CCGGTACTGCGTCGAGGGGTGTCCCTACAAGAAGGTGTTCTACAACGCACAGACGAAGACCAGCGAGAAGTGCATCTTCTGTTACCCCCGGATCGAAGGAGAAGGGCCGGAGGGCGAGGTGCGGCCCCCGTCCTGCGCCGAGGACTGCCCGCCGCAGCTCCGGCACGTCGGCTTCCTCGACGACGAGGACGGTCCGATTCACAAGCTCGTCAACGAGTACGAGGTCGCCTTACGGCTCCACCCCGAGTACCGGACCGAGCCGAACGTCTACTACATCCCGCCGTACGCGCCGCCACAGACCTCCGAGAGCGGCGAGACGGTGGACGCCAACCGGATTCCGCGCAACTACCTGGAAGAGCTGTTCGGCCCGGAGGTCGAGTCGGCGCTCAACACGATCACCCGCGAGCGGGAGAAGGCCGAGCGCGGCGAGGAGAGCGAACTCATGGAGATCCTCTCGACCGTGAACAACGACGACCAGTACCGGTTGGAGGTGTTCGACGATGACGGCTGACGACGCGAGAGCCGGCAGCGGACTCCGATCGCGGGAACTCGCCGTGGCGGCCGCCCTCGCGCTCGCCGTCGTGGTCGCGACCGCGGCGTTCCCGATGATCGTCGACGCTCGCGCGGCCTACGAGATTCCGGTCGAGCAGCAGGCGGGCGCCGGCGACCTCGCGGAGCCGACCGGGGACGCGTGGGAGTCGGTCGAGACCGTGAGCGTCCCGCTGAGCAGCTCCGGCGCGGCGGTGCCGGGCGGCACCGAAACCACGGTCGAGTCCGCCAGCGTCGCGGCCGCGCGAACGGACGAGCGGCTCTACCTCCGAATGTCGTGGAGCGACGGGACGGCGAACACGTCGACCGATTCGCTGCGCGAATTCGCCGATGCCGCCGCGGTCCAGCTTCCGGTCTCGTCCGAGGAACGGCCCCCGATCGCGATGGGATCGACCGACAACCGGGTGAACGTCTGGTACTGGAACGGAGCCGACGGAACGGAGTCGCTACTCGCCGGCGGCGCCGGCAGCACGACACAGATCCGGGAGTCGACGGTGGAGACGAACGCGACACACACCGGCGACCGATGGACCGTCGTGTTCAGCCGGCCGCTCGCGTCAGACCGCGCGAACGTGACCGACATCGACGCCGACGAGGACATGAACGCCGCGTTCGCGGTCTGGGAAGGGTCGAACGACGAGCGCTCCGGCCAGAAGGCGGCCAGCGAGTGGTACTACCTCTCGCTCGGCCCGAACGAGGGCGGGGCGCCGTACGAGACGGTGCTGTGGGGGATCGCCGGCATCGCCGTCGTGTTCACCACGCTCGTGACCGTCGAGGGCGTCCGCCGAACGAGGGGTGAGTGACCGTGTCGGAACCGATCTCCGAACACGACGGGCCCCGATTCGACGAGGAGTTACCGAGCGGCGCGATCGACGACGAAACCGTCGCCCGCGGGAGCGTCTACGCGCTCGCTGCGGCGGCGTTCACCGAGCCGAGTCAGGGCGTCTACGAGCACTTCGCCGACGGCTCGCTCGACGACGCCGTCGCGACGCTCGTCGAGCAGAGCGGCCTCGACGTCGAGCCGCCGGACCTGACCGTCGAAGACGACCGCGAGACGCTCGCGGCTCGGTACAACGACCTGTTCGTCGTCGGCTACTCCGAGGTGATCGACGGGACGGACGGGACGGTCGAGAATCAGGGGCCGCCGGTGTCGCTGTACGAGTCGACGTACCGCTCGGACGTGTCGTGGAACGACGTGAACCTCGATCTCGCCCGGGCGTACGAGCACTTCGGATGCGAGATCGGCGGCGACGAGCGCCGCCACCACGACCACGTCCGACTGGAGCTCGAGTTCGCGGGGTATCTCTGTCGGCTGGCCGCCGCGGGCGACAACGCAGACAGCGGTGCCGACGCCGCCGAGCCAGCCAACCTCGACCGGGCGCGGCTCGACTTCCACGACCGACACCTCTCCGTCCTCGCGTCGGGGCTTCGAGACGCCATCGACGAGGAACCCGGAACGAGCGTCTACGGACGCCTCGCGCGCTTCCTCGACGCGTTCGTCGCCGCCGACGTCGACGATCTGGCGGTCCGGCTCGACGCCGGCGTCGGAAGTGATCGCGAGCACGCGGTCGCTGACGGTCCGGACGGAGACGGGGCCGACGGAGGTGGTCTGTCGTGAGTTCGCCGACGAAACGCGCGACTGCGCGAGCGACCTCACCGCGGTCCCCCGGTCGCTTCGGCGGTCGCGTGGGCTCGGTCGGCCTGCTCGCCGCCGTCGCCGTCGGGGTCGCGACCGCGATCCGCGTGCTGTACAACGCGCCGTTCGAGCCGGTCGCGTTCCCGCCCCGACTGGTCCCGGCTGTCGGGACGGTCGCGGCGCTCGCGTCCGGGGTCGCGCTCGCGGCCGTCGGGCTCTCGACGGAGCGTCCCGTCGTTCGCGTCGGACTCCTGTTCGCCGGGGTGTTCGGCGTGCTCGCGACGGTCTCCGGTGCGGCGACGGTCGCTGCGGCCGTCGCGATTCCGGTCGGCGCGGCGCTCGCGTTCGCCCGCGCAATGGGGCCGCCAGAAACCTACTTCGAGCTTCGACGGGGCGTCATCGCGCTGACGTTCGCGCTCGCCGTCGGGCTCTCGCTCGCCGCGACGGCCGGACTCGTTGGGTCCCCCTTCCGAGCGGCCGGATCCGCCGCGTTCCTCGCGGGGGTGACCCTCCTCGCGGTTCGGGCCGAGGGCGACCCGGTCGCCCTCGGTGCCGGCGCACTCGCGTTCGCGGGGGTCGTCGCCGCGAGCGCCGCCGCGCCGTACGTTACCGGGAGCGCGCTGCTCGCCGGATTCGCCGTCGTCGGGAGCCCGCACCTGCTCGTCGCGACCGCCGCGTTCGGCGGGGTCGCTGCCGCCGTTTCCGGGTTCCGCGGCGGCGACGCGCGGCTCGCGATCGGCGCGGTCCTCCTGCTTCTCGCGGGCGTCCCCGCGACGCCGGGGGCCGCGACCGCCGTCTGTCTCGGCGCGGCGCTCGCGGTGCTCGACGCGGACGAGTTCTTCGGGAAGGCGGACGGGCCGGACGAACCGAACGCTACCGAGGTGAATACCCGATGAGAGACCCTGACGAGGCGACTGACGGACCCACCGACCCGCGCGTCCACCCCGAGGAGAGCCCCGGATTCGGCGAGGAGCCCGACGGGCTCGAAGACATCGAGGTGAGTCGCGACGTGACGATCGGCGACGCGAGCCCCCGGGAGCTACAGGCGACCGACACCGCGCCGCTCCGCGGGACCGACGCCGCCGAGAAGATCGCGGACCTCGTCGACGGCGATCCCGTCGAGCGCCGGCGGGCCGCGCTGGCGCTCGGCGAGGGCCGACCCACCGAGGCCTCCCTCGACGCGCTGATCGAATACGGCCTCGCGGACGACGACGCCGACGTGCGCCAGTTCGCAGTCGAGGCGCTCGGCGAACTCGGCGGCGAGCGCGCCGGCGAAGCCGCGGTCGCAGCGTGTGACGACCCCGACCCGTGGGTCCGCGCTGAGGCCGTCGTCGCGCTCGACCGGATCGGCCGGAGCGAGCACGCGCCGACCATCGAGACGGCGCTCGACGACGACCACCACGCGGTCGTCAGGAACGCGATGGTCTCGCTGTTCAAGCTGCGCGGCGAGGCGCTGTGCTCCGTCCTGCTGGAGCTGTCGCACGCGGACAGCGAGCGCCTCCGAGAGTGGGCGGTCCACCTGCTCGCCGGCGTCGACGACGAGCGCGCCACATCCCGCCTCGACGCGGTCGCGAACGACGAGACGCAGTCGAAAGTCGTCCGGAGCACCGCCGTCCGCGCGCTCGACGCCGACCCCGGGAAGTTCCGGCGGCAGTTCAGCGGCGGCACCGAAAACGACAGCGCGGACCTACCCGGCGAGAGCACGCTCAACCGCCGACCGGACCTGTGAACCGCTCGGGTCCGGAATCGGCGACGACACTGACACCGACACCAATACCATGACAGATCCCACCGCAGATATCTCAGACGACGCCGTCGACGCCGACGAAACCGACGAAACGGACGAACCGAACGCTCAGAAATCATCCGCCGATGCCGTAGAGGTGGCGCTCCGGAAGGTCCGGGACCCGGAAGCCGGCGTGAGCGTATTCGAGGCCGGCGTCGTCGAGGACGTGACGGTCGCGGATGAGACCGCAACGATCACCGCGGACCTGCGGGAGTTCCCGCGGGACGCCGTCGAGCGGGTGTCGGCCGCCATGGTACGCGCCGCCTCGGACGCGCCAGGCGTCTCGAACGCGCGCGTCGAGCAAGTCGACCCGAGTCCGGACCTCGACGGGCGGTCGTCGGGGATCGAGACCGCGGACCGGGTGATCGCGGTCGCGAGTACGAAGGGCGGCGTCGGGAAGACGACGGTCGCGACGACGCTGGCGTGCGCGCTCGCAGCGGGTGACAGCGACAGTCAGGGTTCCCCCTCGGTCGGACTCTTCGACGCCGACATCTACGGGCCGAACGTCCCCGAGGTGATCGGTGCGAGCGGCCCCGTCTACAGCGACGACGACGGAAACCCCGTCCCGGTCGACGCCGGCGGGCTGGAGGTGATGAGCATGGCGCTGCTCTCGGACGACGGCCCGCTCGCGTGGCGGGGTGCGATGGCTCACGCCGCGCTCTCGGACCTGTTCG encodes:
- a CDS encoding ethylbenzene dehydrogenase-related protein; this translates as MTADDARAGSGLRSRELAVAAALALAVVVATAAFPMIVDARAAYEIPVEQQAGAGDLAEPTGDAWESVETVSVPLSSSGAAVPGGTETTVESASVAAARTDERLYLRMSWSDGTANTSTDSLREFADAAAVQLPVSSEERPPIAMGSTDNRVNVWYWNGADGTESLLAGGAGSTTQIRESTVETNATHTGDRWTVVFSRPLASDRANVTDIDADEDMNAAFAVWEGSNDERSGQKAASEWYYLSLGPNEGGAPYETVLWGIAGIAVVFTTLVTVEGVRRTRGE
- a CDS encoding molecular chaperone TorD family protein encodes the protein MTVSEPISEHDGPRFDEELPSGAIDDETVARGSVYALAAAAFTEPSQGVYEHFADGSLDDAVATLVEQSGLDVEPPDLTVEDDRETLAARYNDLFVVGYSEVIDGTDGTVENQGPPVSLYESTYRSDVSWNDVNLDLARAYEHFGCEIGGDERRHHDHVRLELEFAGYLCRLAAAGDNADSGADAAEPANLDRARLDFHDRHLSVLASGLRDAIDEEPGTSVYGRLARFLDAFVAADVDDLAVRLDAGVGSDREHAVADGPDGDGADGGGLS
- a CDS encoding HEAT repeat domain-containing protein yields the protein MRDPDEATDGPTDPRVHPEESPGFGEEPDGLEDIEVSRDVTIGDASPRELQATDTAPLRGTDAAEKIADLVDGDPVERRRAALALGEGRPTEASLDALIEYGLADDDADVRQFAVEALGELGGERAGEAAVAACDDPDPWVRAEAVVALDRIGRSEHAPTIETALDDDHHAVVRNAMVSLFKLRGEALCSVLLELSHADSERLREWAVHLLAGVDDERATSRLDAVANDETQSKVVRSTAVRALDADPGKFRRQFSGGTENDSADLPGESTLNRRPDL
- a CDS encoding P-loop NTPase encodes the protein MTDPTADISDDAVDADETDETDEPNAQKSSADAVEVALRKVRDPEAGVSVFEAGVVEDVTVADETATITADLREFPRDAVERVSAAMVRAASDAPGVSNARVEQVDPSPDLDGRSSGIETADRVIAVASTKGGVGKTTVATTLACALAAGDSDSQGSPSVGLFDADIYGPNVPEVIGASGPVYSDDDGNPVPVDAGGLEVMSMALLSDDGPLAWRGAMAHAALSDLFETTAWSGPDTVVVDMPPGTGDVALTTLQEVPVDGVVLVTTPFHAAVSDTGRALELFEENDVPVLGVVSNMGEFVCDECGTPHNLFGGDDPIEALDMPILAELPFDPEMQSTPAPRADALPEHADDLAAAVDERYEEVWSVDPPADAVDLRGLDPETRTERVEERFRELDAGEECFIVSDRDPAPVRGFLLDLVDADELPSFRVKRQNPETWFARATRP